TTGGGAAGAACAGATGAGGAATGTGATGTTGGGTTAGGTTTGATGATGATGCAACAAGTTGAGGAGTCTTGTCCAAATACGAGTTTCATGGCAATGCTTCCTTCTCATAATCATAATCAcctttcatcatcatcatcatcatcatcatcttcttcttgttATGTTGAAGGGTTTGATGGAGGAGCTAGTGGTGGTGGGCCCCTTGTTTGTAACACAAGCAATCAGGAACCATGCAGGGGCGATATATACGATGTTGTCGGTGCTGCTTCTGCTTCTGCTTCTGTTTCTTCTGCTGCAGCTGCAGTTGTGTTAAAGTCTCTGCACCATCACTCTTTTTCCGCTGACCCTCCTTTCCCCCACCATTTCTCtggtacaaaaaaaaaaactcttcttTGTTCTTTCTTCgtccattttttttgtttttctaattCTGTTTTatgaagtaattaaaaagagTATAACTTAATGCATGGTGCTCAAAATTTAATGAAAGTAGGAGAAATGGCAGCAGCGCCTGCGAATGCTAGAGTTCCTTTCACAGCAGCTCAGTGGCAAGAGCTGGAAAGACAGACCATGATTTACAAGTACATGATGGCTTCTGTCCCTGTCCCTGCTGAACTCCTCATCCCCCTCACCAAAAACCCTTCAAATGGTAattctttttgttcttttttcttcttctttgtttAGATTTTTCTTTGCATTAATCATATATTTTTGTTGATATAGTAGCGATAAAGGGTTCTTTGGAATTGGGGTTTTCGAGCAATAGCTCGGATCCGGAGCCATGGAGGTGCAGAAGAACAGATGGGAAGAAATGGAGGTGCTCGAGAGACGTGGCGCCTGACCAAAAATACTGTGAGCGTCACTCTCATAAGAGCCGTCCCCGTTCAAGAAAGCCTGTGGAATTGCCAAACCACTCCAATATCAACATCAACAACAATGATCACAAATCACAAACACTTCACAACATGGCATCTGATGGCACCACCAACCAACCTCATCAAAACCCACATTTTACAAACCACCACGACCCTCATTTCTTCACATCTTCATTTGATCAATCCAGGTAAGCTCTGACCATTTAATAAATGCATGATGTGGATTTTGTTGTCTTATAATGTTTTGGCCCGTGAAGGTGCTTGGAATGGTTCATGAAAGGGGAAACCACCGTTCCTTTTGCTTCTAACCCCGAGTGGCAGCGGACGAATTATGGGGTCAATTTACAAGCTCAGCATCATCTAAACGAGCAATTCACCCCCAGTTTAGCCTCTTTGGAAGGCTCCTTGAACCTAAACCAAACACATTCACAAGAAACAAGAGCCTTCATCGATGCATGGTCAATAGCAGAAAGAGAAGTGGTCGAAATGGAAGGAATTGGGAGCTGCAAACGCCCTGTTTCTTCAAACGAGAAGCTACCACTGTCATCACTTACATTATCAATGTCGGGTGGTGGGAACGAAAACAATCAAGAAGAAGACGACGAGAACAGTCATCACGAGATGCGTGGTACCTTGTCATGGATGGGTTCATCGCCTGGTGGACCACTGGCTGAAGCATTGTGCCTTGGCATCGCAACTAGTCAAACCACAAGTACAAGTAGCTGTAGCAAGAGCACATGAGACATGGTGGACGGCGGCTGGTTGGTAGCTAAAATTTTCTTCAACCTTgtggataaaaaaaaaaaaaaaagcctccTTTATTGCTATATTGGACGAAAGGGTTTTCTTTCTTTGAATGTTAGTGTTAAAATGAATGGTTTTCCATTTGGGTTTTTGGAGCTAAGCCCAAAGGCCTAAGCTTTCTGGAATGGGTGAATTccctttgtttctttttctttttggaaaAAGGGGGGGTATGCATGCTTTGGTCTCTTACATCTCATAGCTCATTAATATCAGTGATTTTGAATTGCAGTGTAAGAATGTGAGTAGATTTGTTTAATTTTTCCATTAAAAATCAATGATTCTATCATTTATCATCATTAGAAGCTTACAGAAGGAACATGTTAACTATCTATCACTTGTCTTTTCTTATCACATTTAGTAAGTAGAGTACTATTTATGAATAAGGAATCCATTAATTATCATCCATAAATGTTTTTCCTATGTCATGGGTGTCAGAAtgaaattttgcttcattttaacCTTTTTcttaagaagaagaaaaagataaaCTTTTCATCAATCAAGTCATAAATCAAGTTGGCTAATTGGTGTTATTACTAGGATTGTATTCCTGTTAATAACCATTCCTTTTTCCTACCATTCATCAATGTAATGTAAttgtttatatataaaatttctaaatccaAATTCCATCTctttatttaacaaaataatttgatttttgtattttatgtGAAATCAATCTAGTTGGTATTTACATCAACTTAGAATTGTTTTCTTTTCATGTTTAACAGTATCATTCAATTGAAGTATCTACAAAGTTTTAAAATCgaattttgataaattaaagACATTAACTTCTTTATTTTCATAAAAGTGAAGGATTAAATTTCAAGTTGATTAAGTCTTTAACTTAATTGGAATTGTTATTATTGCAATAAATAGGAGGATGTAGATATGAATATACTTAAAACACATTTTTTCCTCCAAATTAATGTTGATACAAACGCACTTAAACCCTTCACCCtcgttttgaaaaaaaaaactactaataatattaagttgaatttgtTGACATCAGATCTCAAATTTAAATATTGAGAATCTCTTCCATCTGtctcttaaaaaaaattagaacacAAAAACTAATCGCATCGCAAAGTTAACTTTCGACAGAAATGAGGGTTTGTAATTGTTCAAAAAGAATCCGCTATTTTTTAAGtaatttgttatgattattatgttaggaattgtttaaaaaaaaactaaaaaattaatgctaaacatttaaaaaaaattatgacttagtttttaatgatttatcatcatttaattcattaaaaaattATCCAACCTTAAAAAGGGCAAAAAAGGTAAAACCTTTTCATGAAAAGGATGAAAATTTTTTATCCACAAAAACAGGGTTTTTGCATTTGGGCTTATCATGATTAGATGTTGGGAACAGAAAACAAAGGCATACAACTATTGGGCCAAATCTCATCTCAGAGTCTGAGATCATAAATTTTGTTAAATTCCATACAAAACATACCACCTTTCTAAGCCCAAATGATGCATTTTCAGATAAAAATAATGTGCTAAGAATGAAAACCATACATGAATAATCTCCTTCATCTCAACCACCTTAGATCAGTAGTAGAACATGGAGAAATTTCACCCCCAAAACTTTCAGTATA
This window of the Gossypium arboreum isolate Shixiya-1 chromosome 12, ASM2569848v2, whole genome shotgun sequence genome carries:
- the LOC108477531 gene encoding growth-regulating factor 8-like isoform X2, producing MDTRNNAFVGTEKGLGRTDEECDVGLGLMMMQQVEESCPNTSFMAMLPSHNHNHLSSSSSSSSSSSCYVEGFDGGASGGGPLVCNTSNQEPCRGDIYDVVGAASASASVSSAAAAVVLKSLHHHSFSADPPFPHHFSGEMAAAPANARVPFTAAQWQELERQTMIYKYMMASVPVPAELLIPLTKNPSNVAIKGSLELGFSSNSSDPEPWRCRRTDGKKWRCSRDVAPDQKYCERHSHKSRPRSRKPVELPNHSNININNNDHKSQTLHNMASDGTTNQPHQNPHFTNHHDPHFFTSSFDQSRCLEWFMKGETTVPFASNPEWQRTNYGVNLQAQHHLNEQFTPSLASLEGSLNLNQTHSQETRAFIDAWSIAEREVVEMEGIGSCKRPVSSNEKLPLSSLTLSMSGGGNENNQEEDDENSHHEMRGTLSWMGSSPGGPLAEALCLGIATSQTTSTSSCSKST
- the LOC108477531 gene encoding growth-regulating factor 8-like isoform X1 → MDTRNNAFVGTEKGLGRTDEECDVGLGLMMMQQVEESCPNTSFMAMLPSHNHNHLSSSSSSSSSSSCYVEGFDGGASGGGPLVCNTSNQEPCRGDIYDVVGAASASASVSSAAAAVVLKSLHHHSFSADPPFPHHFSVGEMAAAPANARVPFTAAQWQELERQTMIYKYMMASVPVPAELLIPLTKNPSNVAIKGSLELGFSSNSSDPEPWRCRRTDGKKWRCSRDVAPDQKYCERHSHKSRPRSRKPVELPNHSNININNNDHKSQTLHNMASDGTTNQPHQNPHFTNHHDPHFFTSSFDQSRCLEWFMKGETTVPFASNPEWQRTNYGVNLQAQHHLNEQFTPSLASLEGSLNLNQTHSQETRAFIDAWSIAEREVVEMEGIGSCKRPVSSNEKLPLSSLTLSMSGGGNENNQEEDDENSHHEMRGTLSWMGSSPGGPLAEALCLGIATSQTTSTSSCSKST
- the LOC108477531 gene encoding growth-regulating factor 8-like isoform X3 translates to MDTRNNAFVGTEKGLGRTDEECDVGLGLMMMQQVEESCPNTSFMAMLPSHNHNHLSSSSSSSSSSSCYVEGFDGGASGGGPLVCNTSNQEPCRGDIYDVVGAASASASVSSAAAAVVLKSLHHHSFSADPPFPHHFSVGEMAAAPANARVPFTAAQWQELERQTMIYKYMMASVPVPAELLIPLTKNPSNAIKGSLELGFSSNSSDPEPWRCRRTDGKKWRCSRDVAPDQKYCERHSHKSRPRSRKPVELPNHSNININNNDHKSQTLHNMASDGTTNQPHQNPHFTNHHDPHFFTSSFDQSRCLEWFMKGETTVPFASNPEWQRTNYGVNLQAQHHLNEQFTPSLASLEGSLNLNQTHSQETRAFIDAWSIAEREVVEMEGIGSCKRPVSSNEKLPLSSLTLSMSGGGNENNQEEDDENSHHEMRGTLSWMGSSPGGPLAEALCLGIATSQTTSTSSCSKST